In Lates calcarifer isolate ASB-BC8 linkage group LG15, TLL_Latcal_v3, whole genome shotgun sequence, one genomic interval encodes:
- the psmc4 gene encoding 26S proteasome regulatory subunit 6B isoform X2, producing MPAVLSSRPQTGLSFLAPEPEDLEDLYSRYKKLQQELEFLEVQEEYIKDEQKNLKKEFLHAQEEVKRIQSIPLVIGQFLEAVDQNTAIVGSTTGSNYYVRILSTIDRELLKPNASVALHKHSNALVDVLPPEADSSIMMLTSDQKPDVMYADIGGMDIQKQEVREAVELPLTHFELYKQIGIDPPRGVLMYGPPGCGKTMLAKAVAHHTTAAFIRVVGSEFVQKYLGEGPRMVRDVFRLAKENAPAIIFIDEIDAIATKRFDAQTGADREVQRILLELLNQMDGFDQNVNVKVIMATNRADTLDPALLRPGRLDRKIEFPLPDRRQKRLIFSTITSKMNLSEEVDLEDYVARPDKISGADINSICQEAGMLAVRENRYIVLAKDFEKAYKTVIKKDEQEHEFYK from the exons ATGCCGGCAGTACTGAGCTCCAGACCTCAGACAGGTCTATCTTTCCTGGCACCAGAACCAGAGGATCTTGAGGATCTTTACAGCCGATACAAG aaacTGCAACAGGAGCTGGAGTTCCTGGAGGTGCAGGAGGAGTACATTAAAGATGAACAGAAGAACCTGAAGAAAGAGTTCCTCCATGcccaggaggaggtgaagaggataCAAAGCATCCCACTCGTTATTGGCCAGTTCCTGGAAGCAGTTGACCAGAACACAGCCATTGTTGGCTCCACCACAG GGTCCAACTACTATGTGCGCATCCTGAGCACCAtagacagagagctgctgaaGCCCAATGCCTCAGTGGCCTTGCACAAGCACAGCAATGCTCTGGTAGATGTGCTCCCTCCTGAGGCTGACAGCAGCATCATGATGCTGACGTCAG ACCAAAAGCCAGATGTGATGTATGCTGACATCGGTGGTATGGACATCCAGAAGCAGGAAGTCAGAGAGGCTGTGGAGCTGCCTCTCACACACTTTGAGCTCTATAAACAG ATTGGCATTGACCCTCCCCGGGGTGTCCTTATGTACGGACCACCAGGTTGTGGTAAGACCATGTTGGCCAAGGCTGTGGCACATCACACTACAG ctgCATTCATCCGTGTGGTAGGCTCTGAGTTTGTTCAGAAGTATTTGGGTGAAGGCCCTCGTATGGTGCGTGACGTCTTCCGGCTGGCGAAGGAAAATGCACCTGCCATCATTTTCATTGATGAAATTGATGCTATTGCCACTAAGCGTTTTGATGCACAGACTGGAG CTGACAGGGAGGTGCAGAGAATCTTACTTGAGCTGCTTAATCAAATGGACGGCTTTGACCAGAACGTCAATGTCAAG GTGATCATGGccacaaacagagcagacacTTTGGACCCGGCCCTGCTACGTCCTGGTCGTTTGGACAGAAAGATTGAGTTCCCCCTGCCCGACCGCAGGCAGAAACGTCTCATTTTCTCCACTATCACCAGTAAAATGAATCTCTCTGAGGAGGTGGACCTGGAGGACT ATGTGGCCAGACCTGACAAGATCTCTGGGGCTGATATAAACTCCATTTGCCAGGAG GCTGGCATGTTGGCAGTGCGTGAGAACAGGTATATCGTCTTGGCCAAAGATTTCGAAAAAGCTTACAAGACTGTCATCAAAAAGGACGAGCAGGAGCACGAGTTCTACAAGTAG
- the psmc4 gene encoding 26S proteasome regulatory subunit 6B isoform X1, whose protein sequence is MEDFVAVEKSPDEMPAVLSSRPQTGLSFLAPEPEDLEDLYSRYKKLQQELEFLEVQEEYIKDEQKNLKKEFLHAQEEVKRIQSIPLVIGQFLEAVDQNTAIVGSTTGSNYYVRILSTIDRELLKPNASVALHKHSNALVDVLPPEADSSIMMLTSDQKPDVMYADIGGMDIQKQEVREAVELPLTHFELYKQIGIDPPRGVLMYGPPGCGKTMLAKAVAHHTTAAFIRVVGSEFVQKYLGEGPRMVRDVFRLAKENAPAIIFIDEIDAIATKRFDAQTGADREVQRILLELLNQMDGFDQNVNVKVIMATNRADTLDPALLRPGRLDRKIEFPLPDRRQKRLIFSTITSKMNLSEEVDLEDYVARPDKISGADINSICQEAGMLAVRENRYIVLAKDFEKAYKTVIKKDEQEHEFYK, encoded by the exons ATGGAGGATTTCGTCGCTGTAGAAAAGAGCCCG GACGAAATGCCGGCAGTACTGAGCTCCAGACCTCAGACAGGTCTATCTTTCCTGGCACCAGAACCAGAGGATCTTGAGGATCTTTACAGCCGATACAAG aaacTGCAACAGGAGCTGGAGTTCCTGGAGGTGCAGGAGGAGTACATTAAAGATGAACAGAAGAACCTGAAGAAAGAGTTCCTCCATGcccaggaggaggtgaagaggataCAAAGCATCCCACTCGTTATTGGCCAGTTCCTGGAAGCAGTTGACCAGAACACAGCCATTGTTGGCTCCACCACAG GGTCCAACTACTATGTGCGCATCCTGAGCACCAtagacagagagctgctgaaGCCCAATGCCTCAGTGGCCTTGCACAAGCACAGCAATGCTCTGGTAGATGTGCTCCCTCCTGAGGCTGACAGCAGCATCATGATGCTGACGTCAG ACCAAAAGCCAGATGTGATGTATGCTGACATCGGTGGTATGGACATCCAGAAGCAGGAAGTCAGAGAGGCTGTGGAGCTGCCTCTCACACACTTTGAGCTCTATAAACAG ATTGGCATTGACCCTCCCCGGGGTGTCCTTATGTACGGACCACCAGGTTGTGGTAAGACCATGTTGGCCAAGGCTGTGGCACATCACACTACAG ctgCATTCATCCGTGTGGTAGGCTCTGAGTTTGTTCAGAAGTATTTGGGTGAAGGCCCTCGTATGGTGCGTGACGTCTTCCGGCTGGCGAAGGAAAATGCACCTGCCATCATTTTCATTGATGAAATTGATGCTATTGCCACTAAGCGTTTTGATGCACAGACTGGAG CTGACAGGGAGGTGCAGAGAATCTTACTTGAGCTGCTTAATCAAATGGACGGCTTTGACCAGAACGTCAATGTCAAG GTGATCATGGccacaaacagagcagacacTTTGGACCCGGCCCTGCTACGTCCTGGTCGTTTGGACAGAAAGATTGAGTTCCCCCTGCCCGACCGCAGGCAGAAACGTCTCATTTTCTCCACTATCACCAGTAAAATGAATCTCTCTGAGGAGGTGGACCTGGAGGACT ATGTGGCCAGACCTGACAAGATCTCTGGGGCTGATATAAACTCCATTTGCCAGGAG GCTGGCATGTTGGCAGTGCGTGAGAACAGGTATATCGTCTTGGCCAAAGATTTCGAAAAAGCTTACAAGACTGTCATCAAAAAGGACGAGCAGGAGCACGAGTTCTACAAGTAG